The Anaerolineae bacterium region TGTGTAGGGAGGAAAGGTCGAAATGCACCTTTACGAAGTGTTGCGGCGCCCGGTGATCACGGAGAAGTCGAGCGCGTTGGCGGAGAAGGGGAAATACGTGTTTGAGGTGGACCGACGCGCCAACAAGGCTCTGGTGAAAGCGGCTGTCGAGAAGGCGTTTAATGTGACGGTGGTGGACGTGAATATCGTCTCGATGAAGCCGAAGCGCTCCCGCTACGGCCGGCGTGTGGTGGTCAAACAGCCGGCGTGGAAGAAGGCGATCGTCACATTGACGCCTGGCCAGCGCATCGAGTTCTTCGAAGGCGTGTAATGATACGACGCGGCGCTGAGTGCAATCAGCGAGTGGAGGTCAGATAGAATGCCGATCAAAGTCTATAAACCGACCACACCC contains the following coding sequences:
- the rplW gene encoding 50S ribosomal protein L23, with protein sequence MHLYEVLRRPVITEKSSALAEKGKYVFEVDRRANKALVKAAVEKAFNVTVVDVNIVSMKPKRSRYGRRVVVKQPAWKKAIVTLTPGQRIEFFEGV